From the genome of Streptomyces sp. NBC_00523:
CCTGCGCTACCGCATCCACGAGGCGCTGGAACGCGCCGGGGCAGGACCGGACGTGGACTGGGCGGGCCTCGCCGCCGACCTCGGCTACAGCGACCAGGCGCACCTGGTCCGGGACTTCACGGCCACGCTCGGCGTCCCGCCCACCGCGCTGGGCGCCCGCTGAGACCCCCGTTGTCAGTGCCGCGTCCTACAGTGCGGTCATGGCCGATGTGAAGCGCACCACACCCTCATCCGTACGGCTCGAACCCTGGTCGGACGACGACCTGGACCTCCTCCGCCGCGCCAACGCACCGGAGCTGATGGACCATCTGGGCGGGCCCGAGACGGAGGAGCAGCTGATAGCGCGCCATGCCCGTTACGTCGCGCTCAGCGCCGACCGGACGGGCCGGGGCCGGATGTTCCGCGTCGCCCTGGCCGGCGAGGCGGAGGCCGCGGGCACCATCGGGTTCTGGGAGCGGCCCTGGCGGGACCAGG
Proteins encoded in this window:
- a CDS encoding GNAT family N-acetyltransferase translates to MADVKRTTPSSVRLEPWSDDDLDLLRRANAPELMDHLGGPETEEQLIARHARYVALSADRTGRGRMFRVALAGEAEAAGTIGFWERPWRDQEVYETGWTVLPEFQGRGIASAATRAVADAARAEHKHRYLHAYPSVENGPSNGVCRKAGFTLLGECEIEYPPGHPLLTHDWRLDLHPDA